GAAATTATAAGACCGATTTTACGTGGCAGAGACATAAAAAGGTATGGTTATGATTTTGCGGACTTATGGTTAATTAACACCCATAACGGAATAAAAGAGAATGGTGTAAGTGCCATTGATATAGAGCAATACCCTGCAATTAAGAGACATCTAGATAATTACTATCCACAATTAGCAAAACGACTTGACAAAGGAGATACACCATATAATTTAAGAAATTGTGCTTATATGGAGGATTTTTCTAAACAAAAAATTGTTTGGGGCGAAATTTCGGATAAAACTAAATTTTCGATTGAGCTATCCGGAAACTTTATGACGGAAGCGACGACTTTTCTAATGACGGGCGATTCAC
This portion of the Pedobacter indicus genome encodes:
- a CDS encoding TaqI-like C-terminal specificity domain-containing protein — encoded protein: EIIRPILRGRDIKRYGYDFADLWLINTHNGIKENGVSAIDIEQYPAIKRHLDNYYPQLAKRLDKGDTPYNLRNCAYMEDFSKQKIVWGEISDKTKFSIELSGNFMTEATTFLMTGDSLLYLVVFLNSKLSEYVFSKIGTTTGVGTVRWKKFTIEQLFVPKLSALREEEFNEISRKILRATEQKQDYLELKKLVDNMIYSDFNFIREEIDFIESQ